In Cyclopterus lumpus isolate fCycLum1 chromosome 9, fCycLum1.pri, whole genome shotgun sequence, a single genomic region encodes these proteins:
- the adra2b gene encoding alpha-2B adrenergic receptor yields the protein MASVLDNSCSMELSGWNSSSVSGAGASVPCNQSILKLAPYSPEATAAFATAITLMVIFTIVGNIMVIIAVLTSRALRGPQNLFLVSLAAADILVATLIIPFSLANELLGYWYFKSLWCEIYLALDVLFCTSSIVHLCAISLDRYLSISRVTYGRQRTPKRIKAAIVVVWLISATISFPPLLSLNKSEGGEEGSERGPQCQLNDERWYILYSTIGSFFAPCVIMILVYVRIYQIAKQRTRCPPGEPRKDGVASAKPGQPPRHVEANGKEDEESTPPSTNKTSNTRPPTLAITPSPHLGDTQTTQNPTSNNLLQPPSPSLAMTPLMTSLDTSLHGPSSPPPSTPEPAPAKPNEKGKKGKKGKKGKQQVWKKADNNNGDSSSTESDMEHSHGGGRGSGSGSMPGSPGGVHSPASVKRYRDMIVNSKGSRLVPGRKSKIESNPGAARRKAMVNREKRFTFVLAVVIGVFMVCWFPFFFSYSLQAVCPETCAIPGPLFTFFFWIGYCNSSLNPVIYTIFNKDFRKAFKKIVCRSTKGTFF from the coding sequence ATGGCCTCAGTTCTGGACAACAGCTGTTCCATGGAGCTGAGTGGCTGGAACAGCAGCAGCGTGAGCGGCGCCGGAGCCTCCGTGCCCTGCAACCAGAGCATCCTGAAGCTCGCCCCTTACTCCCCGGAAGCCACGGCGGCCTTCGCCACCGCCATAACCTTGATGGTCATCTTCACCATCGTGGGAAACATCATGGTCATCATCGCGGTCCTGACCAGCCGGGCTCTCCGGGGACCACAGAATCTGTTCCTCGTGTCTCTGGCCGCGGCGGACATTCTGGTGGCCACACTCATCATCCCCTTCTCCCTGGCCAACGAGCTGCTCGGCTACTGGTACTTCAAATCCTTGTGGTGCGAGATCTACCTGGCGCTGGACGTGCtgttctgcacctcctccatcGTGCACCTCTGCGCCATCTCGCTGGACCGCTACTTGTCGATTTCCCGGGTGACGTACGGGCGCCAGAGGACCCCCAAACGCATCAAAGCCGCCATCGTGGTGGTGTGGCTCATCTCTGCCACCATCTCCTTCCCACCCCTGCTCTCGCTGAACAAAagcgagggaggggaggagggcagCGAGAGAGGCCCCCAGTGCCAGCTGAACGACGAGCGCTGGTACATCCTCTACTCCACCATCGGCTCCTTCTTCGCCCCGTGCGTCATCATGATCCTGGTCTACGTGAGAATCTACCAGATCGCCAAGCAGAGGACGCGCTGCCCGCCGGGAGAGCCCCGGAAGGACGGGGTGGCCTCCGCCAAGCCAGGTCAGCCCCCTCGACACGTGGAAGCCAACGGGAAGGAGGACGAAGAGAGCACGCCCCCTTCAACCAACAAGACCTCCAACACCAGACCACCCACCCTCGCCATCACCCCTTCCCCTCACCTAGGAGACACTCAAACCACCCAGAATCCCACCTCCAATAACCTACTGCAACCTCCATCCCCTTCTCTAGCCATGACCCCTCTCATGACCTCGCTTGACACCTCTCTCCACGGGCCCtctagcccccccccctcaacgcCAGAGCCCGCCCCTGCCAAGCCTAATgagaaggggaagaaggggaagaagggcAAGAAGGGCAAGCAGCAGGTGTGGAAAAAAGccgacaacaacaacggcgATAGCTCGAGCACGGAGAGCGACATGGAGCACAGCCACGGCGGAGGCcgcggcagcggcagcggcagcatgCCGGGGTCACCGGGCGGGGTCCACTCTCCAGCCTCGGTTAAGCGCTACCGGGATATGATCGTTAACTCGAAGGGGTCTCGGCTGGTGCCCGGGAGGAAGTCCAAAATAGAGAGCAACCCCGGGGCGGCGAGGCGCAAAGCGATGGTCAACCGCGAGAAGCGGTTCACATTCGTCCTGGCTGTGGTCATCGGCGTCTTCATGGTGTGCTGGTTCCCGTTCTTCTTCTCCTACTCCCTGCAGGCCGTGTGCCCAGAGACGTGCGCCATCCCCGGGCCACTCTTCACGTTTTTCTTCTGGATCGGCTACTGCAACTCCTCGCTCAACCCAGTCATTTACACCATCTTCAACAAAGACTTTAGAAAGGCCTTCAAAAAGATAGTGTGCAGAAGCACCAAGGGTACTTTCTTTTAG
- the dusp2 gene encoding dual specificity protein phosphatase 2, giving the protein MASSSEPLEIAGNELVHILRTPRDQYASAGHVVLDCRPFLDFTFAHICESRNVNWNSVLRRRSKSAVVALEWLVPDKALLGRLRRGEFSPVVVVDESCRSVAELKAESVGQMLLTALQNEVQTQICFLQGGFEGFTEAYPELCYISASNHLSAVEPEPVVTGRMTPAYDQGGPVELLPFLFLGSAVHSSRRETLAAAGITAVLNVSSTCPNFYEGDFQYLRLTVEDSLAADIRACFSTAIAFIDSVKQSGGRVLVHCQAGISRSATICLAYLMHTQRVKLDEAFDFVKRRRQVISPNLAFMGQLLQFETDVLCRG; this is encoded by the exons ATGGCTTCAAGCAGTGAGCCTTTGGAAATAGCTGGCAATGAGCTGGTCCACATACTGCGGACCCCCCGGGACCAGTACGCCTCCGCCGGCCACGTGGTGCTAGACTGCAGACCTTTCCTCGATTTTACTTTCGCGCACATCTGCGAGTCGCGAAACGTCAACTGGAACTCGGTGCTGCGTCGCAGATCCAAGAGCGCGGTGGTGGCCCTGGAGTGGCTCGTCCCGGACAAGGCGCTCCTGGGCCGGCTGCGGCGCGGGGAGTTCTCcccggtggtggtggtggatgaGAGCTGCCGCTCTGTGGCCGAGCTGAAGGCGGAGAGCGTGGGCCAAATGCTGCTCACCGCCCTGCAGAACGAGGTTCAGACGCAGATCTGCTTTCTTCAGG GTGGATTTGAGGGATTTACAGAGGCCTATCCAGAGCTTTGCTATATCTCAGCCAGCAATCACCTCTCTGCGGTGGAACCAGAGCCAGTAGTGACGGGTCGAATGACACCAGCATATGATCAG GGTGGTCCCGTGGAGCTGCTGCCCTTCCTGTTTCTAGGCAGCGCCGTCCACTCCTCCCGCAGAGAGACCCTGGCAGCAGCAGGCATCACTGCCGTGCTCAACGTCTCCTCCACGTGCCCGAACTTCTACGAGGGGGACTTTCAGTACCTGCGGCTCACCGTGGAGGACAGCCTAGCTGCTGACATCAGAGCCTGCTTCTCCACAGCCATCGCCTTCATCG ACTCGGTGAAGCAGAGCGGCGGTCGGGTGCTGGTGCACTGCCAGGCAGGTATCTCCCGTTCCGCCACCATCTGCCTGGCATACCTCATGCACACGCAGCGCGTCAAGCTGGACGAGGCCTTCGACTTCGTGAAGCGCCGGCGGCAGGTCATCTCGCCCAACCTGGCCTTCATGGGCCAGCTGCTGCAGTTCGAGACCGACGTTCTCTGCCGGGGGTGA